The following coding sequences are from one Candidatus Nitrohelix vancouverensis window:
- the metG gene encoding methionine--tRNA ligase — protein MQGSRSKFYVTTPIYYVNDVPHIGHAYTTIAADVVARRQRQEGKEVCFLTGTDEHGQKVQQAARDLGVTPQAHVDRLHVRFKELWERFNISNTDFIRTTEERHQKVVREILTQLFDRGEIYKASYEGWYCTPDERFWTEKDLVNGACPECSRPVEKILEHNYFFKMGQYGDWLKETIQANPDFIQPASRRNEVLGFLGNPLGDLCISRPKSRLEWGIPLPFDEDYVTYVWFDALINYISALGNYDDLKGDSFWPADYHLVGKDILTTHAVYWSTMLKSMGLPTPKCIFAHGWWTVNGKKMSKSLRNVVEPNLLIDLFGVDAIRYFLMREAPFGLDADFSHQALVGRINSDLANNLGNLLNRTENMIKRYHEGKIPEPVGDPSHERLKEQFAEAIPEIEKLYGELAYNKILERIWRLVDAGNKWIDEKAPWNLFKTEEGKKELAGVMYHIAESLRALAILIYPCMPHTAEQIFKRLNASGSPESLGMASILEWRGLQTGAALQPGEQLFPRIDEKREAEINKTLESAQKENGEKVTESAAEVSEKKEVEVKKEEPKSTGENGASPIISFEDVMKLDLRVGTILEAEKVKKSKKLIQLKVDIGSEVRQVVAGIAAAYEPEALVGRSIILVANLKPAKLMGIESQGMVLAGSDADKIVLAGFDQELPNGARVK, from the coding sequence ATGCAAGGATCGCGAAGTAAGTTTTACGTAACCACGCCGATTTATTATGTCAACGATGTGCCGCATATCGGCCACGCCTACACCACGATTGCGGCGGATGTCGTTGCGCGTCGCCAGCGCCAGGAAGGTAAGGAGGTCTGCTTTCTGACCGGAACCGACGAGCATGGGCAAAAGGTGCAACAGGCCGCGCGCGATCTGGGAGTGACGCCGCAGGCGCATGTCGACCGGCTTCATGTCCGTTTCAAGGAGCTGTGGGAACGCTTCAATATTTCCAACACCGATTTCATTCGCACCACCGAGGAGCGTCATCAAAAAGTCGTGCGCGAAATTCTCACGCAGTTGTTTGATCGCGGCGAGATTTACAAGGCCTCGTATGAAGGCTGGTACTGCACGCCAGACGAACGGTTCTGGACGGAGAAAGACCTTGTGAACGGGGCTTGCCCGGAATGCTCGCGTCCTGTCGAAAAGATTCTGGAACACAATTATTTTTTCAAGATGGGGCAGTACGGCGACTGGCTGAAAGAGACCATTCAAGCGAACCCGGATTTCATTCAACCCGCTTCACGGCGCAATGAAGTGCTGGGATTTCTCGGCAATCCCTTGGGCGATCTGTGCATCTCGCGTCCCAAGTCGCGTCTGGAATGGGGCATCCCTCTGCCGTTTGACGAGGACTACGTCACCTATGTCTGGTTCGACGCGCTCATCAACTACATTTCCGCGCTGGGCAATTATGATGATTTGAAGGGCGATAGCTTCTGGCCCGCGGATTATCATCTGGTGGGAAAAGACATTCTCACCACGCACGCGGTGTATTGGTCGACCATGCTAAAGTCGATGGGTCTGCCGACGCCGAAGTGCATCTTCGCGCATGGCTGGTGGACGGTGAATGGCAAGAAGATGTCGAAGTCCCTGCGCAACGTGGTGGAACCGAATCTGCTGATCGATCTGTTTGGCGTCGACGCCATTCGCTATTTCCTGATGCGCGAAGCGCCTTTCGGTCTGGACGCCGATTTTTCCCATCAGGCGCTGGTCGGTCGCATCAACAGCGACCTTGCAAACAATCTGGGCAACCTGCTGAACCGCACCGAAAACATGATCAAGCGTTATCATGAAGGAAAAATTCCCGAGCCGGTTGGCGATCCTTCGCATGAGCGCCTGAAAGAGCAGTTCGCCGAGGCGATTCCGGAGATTGAAAAACTCTATGGCGAGTTGGCCTATAACAAAATCCTTGAACGCATCTGGAGGCTGGTCGACGCGGGCAATAAATGGATCGACGAGAAAGCGCCCTGGAATCTGTTCAAGACCGAAGAGGGCAAGAAGGAGTTGGCGGGGGTCATGTACCACATCGCCGAAAGTTTGCGCGCCCTGGCGATTTTGATTTATCCCTGCATGCCGCACACGGCAGAACAGATTTTCAAACGCCTGAACGCTTCCGGCTCGCCGGAGTCCCTCGGCATGGCGTCGATCCTTGAATGGCGCGGCCTGCAAACGGGCGCGGCTCTTCAGCCGGGCGAGCAATTATTTCCGCGCATTGATGAAAAACGAGAAGCTGAAATCAACAAGACCTTGGAGTCGGCTCAAAAAGAAAACGGAGAAAAAGTGACTGAATCAGCGGCAGAAGTATCTGAAAAAAAAGAAGTGGAAGTAAAAAAAGAAGAACCGAAATCAACTGGGGAGAACGGCGCATCGCCGATCATCTCTTTTGAAGACGTGATGAAACTCGATCTTCGAGTGGGAACGATACTGGAAGCGGAAAAGGTCAAGAAATCAAAAAAACTCATTCAGTTGAAGGTGGATATCGGTTCCGAAGTGCGTCAGGTGGTCGCGGGCATCGCCGCGGCTTACGAGCCGGAAGCGCTGGTGGGACGCTCGATCATTCTCGTCGCCAATCTCAAACCGGCGAAGCTGATGGGCATTGAATCGCAGGGAATGGTCCTTGCCGGTAGCGACGCCGATAAAATCGTGCTGGCGGGATTCGATCAGGAATTGCCCAATGGAGCCCGCGTTAAATGA
- a CDS encoding YchF/TatD family DNA exonuclease — MIIDTHAHIDVEQFDEDREEVIARAREAGVQYLVNVGCDVESSRRSLDLAEQYDFIYSTAGVHPHDVKSIDEYSYARLRELLAHPRVIAVGETGLDYFKNYSPQEDQRIHFRKQIELARELGKPLIIHTRDAAEDTIKILSDYYPKDPTAHSGIFHCFSGDQRLADQALELGFYISFSGSVTFKKLEDLRAVAKTIPADRLFAETDCPYLAPVPKRGKRNEPAYVNHTAELLADLRGVSIQDFQRTSALNFYELFGIGDNAKTGTVAYQIRNSLYLNLTQRCTADCVFCTRLTRPVVQGYNLALDREPTAQEVWEAIDDPKKYEQIVFCGFGEPTLRLNVIKEVAAKIKAAGGQVRLNTNGHGNVINKRNILPELQGLIDEVSVSLNAENSEHYDAVTQPLPMFRNGIYDKVKEFIAEAKKYIPVVQASIVTHQDEVDEERCEEIAEEFGVKYRARRFNIVG, encoded by the coding sequence ATGATTATTGATACGCATGCGCATATAGACGTCGAACAGTTCGACGAGGATCGCGAAGAGGTGATCGCGCGCGCTCGCGAGGCGGGCGTTCAGTATCTCGTCAACGTCGGTTGCGACGTGGAGAGCAGTCGCCGCTCGCTCGATCTGGCGGAGCAGTATGACTTCATTTATTCCACCGCCGGAGTACATCCGCACGACGTGAAATCCATCGACGAATACAGCTATGCGCGCCTGCGCGAATTGCTGGCGCATCCGCGCGTCATCGCCGTGGGAGAGACGGGACTGGACTATTTCAAAAACTATTCGCCGCAGGAAGACCAGCGCATTCATTTTCGCAAGCAGATCGAACTGGCGCGCGAATTGGGCAAGCCACTCATCATCCACACCCGCGACGCGGCGGAAGACACCATTAAAATTCTGTCGGATTATTATCCGAAAGACCCGACCGCCCATTCGGGGATTTTTCACTGCTTCTCCGGCGATCAGCGTCTGGCGGATCAGGCTCTGGAACTGGGCTTTTATATTTCATTTTCAGGATCGGTGACTTTCAAGAAACTCGAAGACCTGCGCGCCGTCGCCAAAACCATTCCCGCCGACCGCCTGTTTGCGGAGACCGACTGCCCCTATCTTGCGCCCGTTCCCAAACGCGGCAAACGCAACGAACCGGCTTACGTCAATCACACAGCAGAACTGCTGGCGGACCTGCGCGGCGTCAGCATTCAGGATTTTCAACGCACCTCGGCCCTGAACTTTTACGAACTGTTCGGCATCGGCGACAATGCGAAGACCGGAACGGTCGCCTATCAGATTCGCAACTCGCTGTACCTGAACCTGACGCAACGATGCACGGCGGATTGCGTCTTCTGCACGCGCCTGACGCGCCCGGTGGTGCAGGGCTACAATCTGGCTCTCGACCGCGAACCGACCGCTCAGGAAGTCTGGGAGGCGATCGACGATCCCAAAAAATACGAACAGATCGTTTTCTGCGGATTCGGAGAACCCACCCTGCGTTTGAACGTGATTAAAGAAGTCGCGGCGAAAATCAAAGCCGCAGGCGGACAGGTGCGCCTGAACACCAACGGACACGGCAATGTCATCAACAAACGCAACATCCTGCCTGAACTGCAAGGACTGATCGACGAAGTGTCGGTGAGCCTCAACGCCGAAAATTCAGAACACTACGACGCCGTCACCCAGCCCCTGCCGATGTTTCGCAACGGCATCTACGACAAGGTCAAGGAGTTCATCGCCGAAGCGAAGAAATACATCCCCGTCGTGCAGGCCAGCATCGTCACCCATCAGGACGAAGTGGATGAAGAACGTTGCGAAGAAATCGCCGAAGAATTCGGCGTCAAGTACCGCGCCCGCCGCTTCAATATTGTTGGTTAA